From a region of the Canis lupus dingo isolate Sandy chromosome 5, ASM325472v2, whole genome shotgun sequence genome:
- the LOC112671469 gene encoding proline-rich protein 2-like, with protein MTICFFLTLHINYTWSTEVFQERTTSKTQGFVSALFLVPLPRDKVNSLRGVPGAVGVWCGESTPSGEERCGGERVSDIEGAPGAGGGRCGRSDVREPRSGAGSGAGSGARGGAGEEPGAGREQRLGEPLEQCGEEQPHPADRGRQEAAQGPGGKCIARGRRRTPDRAEAPLSPARRAERKRKKRRPGPSPGPGPCSPARTPPQLGPHSRRRRGSEGEEFPRTRSRERPPPPPRPAEGPRAAPASLPPSLRHARAPTGPDPARRGPHSPRPGAAGAEACRRPGVLPRARPAAPPVNEAPQPPPRRGPR; from the exons ATGACGATTTGTTTCTTCCTCACTCTGCATATCAACTACACTTGGTCAACTGAAG TTTTTCAAGAGCGAACCACCTCCAAGACACAGGGATTTGTCAGCGCTTTGTTCCTGGTCCCCCTGCCCCGGGACAAGGTCAACAGCCTGAGGGGAGTCCCTGGCGCGGTGGGGGTGTGGTGCGGGGAGAGCACCCCGAGTGGGGAGGAGCGGTGCGGGGGTGAGCGGGTGAGTGATATCGAGGGAGCACCTGGAGCCGGTGGGGGCCGGTGCGGGAGGAGTGATGTGCGGGAGCCCCGGAGCGGTGCCGGGAGCGGTGCCGGGAGCGGTGCGAGGGGCGGTGCCGGGGAAGAACCCGGAGCGGGGCGGGAGCAGCGGCTGGGGGAGCCCCTCGAGCAGTGCGGGGAGGAGCAGCCGCACCCCGCGGACCGCGGCCGGCAGGAAGCAGCGCAGGGACCGGGAGGGAAGTGCATCGCCCGCGGCCGCAGGAGAACCCCGGACCGCGCAGAGGCCCCGCTCTCTCCAGCCCGCCGCGCAGAGCGAAAGCGGAAAAAAAGGCGGCCCGGCCCTtccccgggcccgggcccctgCTCCCCGGCGCGGACGCCGCCACAGCTCGGCCCGCACTCCCGCCGTCGCCGGGGGTCCGAGGGCGAGGAATTCCCGCGGACGCGGAGCCGGGAGCGCCCGCCGCCACCCCCGCGCCCGGCCGAAGGACCGCGGGCTgccccggcctccctcccgccctccctcagACACGCCCGCGCCCCGACAGGCCCCGACCCGGCCCGCAGGGGGCCGCACTCACCGCGGCCCGGCGCAGCAGGCGCGGAAGCCTGTCGGCGGCCCGGCGTCCTCCCGCGAGCCCGGCCGGCGGCGCCCCCCGTCAACGAGgctccccagcccccgcccaGGCGGGGCCCGCGCTGA